One genomic segment of Gemmatimonadota bacterium includes these proteins:
- the dnaK gene encoding molecular chaperone DnaK, with protein MGKIIGIDLGTTNSCVAVVEGGEPTVVPNAEGSRTTSSVVGFSKDGERLVGATAKRQAVTNPDATVYSVKRFMGRRFEEVPDERTRMPYSVVAGSNGQVSIQISDKTYSPPEISAAVLQKMKQTAEDYLGETVTEAVITVPAYFNDSQRQATKDAGRIAGLDVKRIINEPTAASLAYGLDKKSNEKIAVFDLGGGTFDISILEIGDGVFEVMATNGDTHLGGDDLDDALVDFLADEFQKEAGIDLRNDAMALQRLKEAAEKAKCELSTAGQTEVALPFITADASGPKHLNRTMTRAQLEQLVDPLIQRVVAPCRQAISDAGLSASDIDEVVLVGGSTRMPKVQEIVKELFGKEPNRGVNPDEVVAIGAAIQGAVLSGDVKDVLLLDVTPLSLGIETLGGVFTRLIDRNTTIPTKKSQVFSTAADNQPSVEVHVLQGERDMALYNRTLGKFHLDGIPPAPRGLPQIEVTFDIDANGILHVSAKDMGTGKEQQIRIEASSGLSDAEIDKMVKDAEAHADEDSKKKEEVEARNQADQLVYSTEKSLEEHGDKLSAEDRGAIDSALAELKTALEGSDPAAIKAGTEKLTQASQKLAEVLYQQAQAEQAAAQAAQAGAAGPEGPQDGPQGPPPGAQPEGDPQAQKKKKEDGAIDADYEVVN; from the coding sequence ATGGGCAAGATCATTGGAATCGACCTGGGCACGACCAACTCCTGCGTGGCGGTGGTGGAGGGCGGCGAACCGACCGTGGTGCCGAACGCGGAAGGCAGCCGGACCACTTCCTCCGTCGTGGGCTTTTCGAAGGACGGCGAGCGGCTTGTCGGCGCGACGGCCAAGCGGCAGGCGGTGACCAACCCGGACGCGACGGTCTACTCCGTCAAGCGGTTCATGGGTCGCCGCTTCGAAGAGGTGCCCGACGAGCGCACCCGCATGCCCTACAGCGTGGTGGCGGGGTCGAACGGCCAGGTCAGCATACAGATCAGCGACAAGACGTACTCGCCCCCGGAGATCTCCGCGGCGGTCCTGCAGAAGATGAAGCAGACCGCCGAGGACTACCTGGGCGAGACCGTCACGGAGGCCGTGATCACCGTGCCGGCCTATTTCAACGACAGCCAGCGCCAGGCGACCAAGGACGCCGGCCGCATCGCGGGCCTGGACGTCAAGCGCATCATCAACGAGCCGACGGCCGCGTCGCTGGCCTACGGGCTCGACAAGAAGAGCAACGAGAAGATCGCGGTCTTCGATCTCGGCGGCGGCACCTTCGACATTTCGATCCTCGAAATCGGCGACGGCGTCTTCGAGGTCATGGCGACCAACGGGGACACCCACCTGGGCGGCGACGACCTGGACGATGCCCTGGTGGACTTCCTGGCGGACGAGTTCCAGAAGGAGGCCGGCATCGACCTCCGCAACGACGCCATGGCCCTGCAGCGGCTGAAGGAAGCGGCCGAGAAGGCCAAGTGCGAGTTGTCGACCGCGGGACAGACCGAAGTGGCCCTGCCCTTCATCACGGCGGACGCCTCCGGTCCCAAGCACCTGAACCGCACCATGACACGGGCCCAGCTCGAACAGCTCGTGGACCCGCTGATCCAGCGGGTGGTGGCGCCGTGCCGGCAGGCGATATCCGACGCGGGCCTCTCGGCCTCGGACATCGACGAAGTGGTGCTCGTGGGCGGCTCGACGCGCATGCCCAAGGTGCAGGAAATCGTCAAGGAACTCTTCGGCAAGGAGCCCAACCGGGGCGTGAACCCGGACGAAGTCGTGGCAATCGGCGCGGCGATCCAGGGGGCGGTGCTGTCCGGCGACGTAAAGGACGTGCTCCTGCTCGACGTCACGCCGCTTTCACTCGGCATCGAGACCCTGGGCGGCGTCTTTACGCGGCTCATCGACCGGAACACGACGATCCCCACGAAGAAGAGCCAGGTCTTCTCTACCGCGGCGGACAACCAGCCGTCGGTGGAGGTGCACGTCCTTCAGGGCGAGCGCGACATGGCCCTCTACAACCGGACGCTGGGCAAGTTCCACCTGGACGGCATCCCGCCGGCGCCCCGGGGCCTGCCCCAGATCGAGGTGACCTTCGACATCGACGCGAACGGCATCCTCCACGTCTCGGCCAAGGACATGGGCACGGGCAAGGAGCAGCAGATCCGCATTGAGGCGTCCAGCGGCCTGTCGGATGCCGAGATCGACAAGATGGTCAAGGACGCCGAGGCGCACGCCGACGAGGATTCGAAGAAGAAGGAAGAGGTGGAAGCCCGCAACCAGGCCGACCAGCTCGTGTACTCGACGGAGAAGTCGCTGGAAGAACACGGCGACAAGCTCTCCGCAGAGGACCGCGGCGCCATCGATTCGGCCCTGGCCGAGTTGAAGACGGCACTGGAGGGCAGCGATCCGGCGGCCATCAAGGCGGGCACCGAGAAGCTGACCCAGGCTTCCCAGAAGCTCGCGGAAGTCCTCTACCAGCAGGCCCAGGCCGAACAGGCCGCCGCCCAGGCCGCGCAGGCGGGCGCGGCCGGTCCCGAGGGTCCGCAGGACGGTCCGCAGGGTCCGCCGCCGGGTGCTCAGCCGGAGGGCGATCCGCAGGCGCAGAAGAAGAAGAAGGAAGACGGCGCCATCGACGCGGATTACGAGGTGGTGAACTGA
- a CDS encoding Hsp20/alpha crystallin family protein: MRATTIFPLANLHNLRTELDGMFRPFPLRSGFPSRWSPRVDTHETEDAFLVAVDLPGVASEDVSISLEKGVLTVSGERKSPFGLNGDAEQQPRGKFEHAFPVPDAVDTESIDATYKDGVMTLTLRKSKESQPRQIPINVG, from the coding sequence ATGAGAGCGACGACCATTTTCCCACTGGCGAACCTGCATAACCTGCGGACCGAACTCGACGGCATGTTTCGGCCGTTCCCGCTGCGGTCCGGATTCCCGTCCCGCTGGTCGCCTCGCGTGGACACCCACGAGACCGAGGACGCCTTTCTGGTCGCGGTCGACCTACCGGGCGTGGCTTCGGAGGACGTGTCGATCAGCCTGGAGAAGGGCGTGCTCACCGTAAGCGGCGAGCGCAAGAGTCCCTTCGGTCTCAACGGCGACGCGGAGCAGCAGCCCCGCGGAAAGTTCGAGCACGCGTTTCCGGTGCCGGACGCGGTGGATACCGAATCGATCGACGCCACGTACAAGGACGGCGTCATGACCCTCACGCTGCGGAAGTCGAAGGAGTCGCAGCCCAGGCAGATTCCGATCAACGTTGGTTGA